A region of Mycolicibacterium brumae DNA encodes the following proteins:
- the marP gene encoding acid resistance serine protease MarP translates to MTSSQWLDIAIVAVAFVAAVSGWRSGALGSLMSLVGVVLGALAGVLLAPHLVNHIDGARMKLFATLFLILALVVIGEIAGVVLGRAVRGALRNGGLRVIDSTVGVAVQLVLVLAATWMLATPLTSSGQANLAAAVKGSKVLSYADTLAPEWLRGVPNRLSGLWDTSGMPDVLEPFGRTPIAEVGEPDPELANSLIVGTVRPSVVKIRGVSPGCQKVLEGTGFVFGPNRVMSNAHVVAGSDTVTVESDGKEYDATVVSYDPNADISILAVPELPAEPLPFNDERAEPGTDAIVLGYPGGGDFQATPARVREVIELSGPDIYRTTTVNREVYTVRGTVRQGNSGGPLIDRQGRVLGVVFGAAVDDDDTGFVLTAEEVQRQRAKVGNTERVPTGSCVG, encoded by the coding sequence ATGACGTCATCACAGTGGTTGGACATCGCGATCGTCGCGGTGGCCTTCGTCGCCGCGGTCTCCGGGTGGCGCTCCGGCGCGCTCGGCTCGCTGATGTCGCTGGTCGGCGTGGTGCTCGGCGCGCTGGCCGGTGTGCTGCTGGCCCCGCACCTGGTCAACCACATCGACGGCGCCCGGATGAAGCTGTTCGCCACCCTGTTCTTGATCCTGGCGCTGGTGGTGATCGGTGAGATCGCCGGCGTGGTGCTGGGCCGCGCGGTCCGCGGCGCGCTGCGCAACGGCGGCCTGCGGGTCATCGACTCGACCGTCGGCGTCGCGGTGCAGCTGGTGCTGGTGCTGGCCGCGACCTGGATGCTGGCCACCCCGCTGACCTCCTCGGGGCAGGCCAACCTGGCCGCCGCCGTCAAGGGCTCCAAGGTGCTGTCCTACGCCGACACCCTGGCCCCGGAATGGCTGCGCGGCGTGCCCAACCGGCTGTCCGGACTGTGGGACACCTCCGGCATGCCCGACGTGCTGGAACCCTTCGGCCGCACCCCGATCGCCGAGGTCGGCGAGCCGGACCCCGAGCTGGCCAACAGCCTGATCGTCGGGACCGTGCGGCCGTCGGTGGTCAAGATCCGCGGTGTCTCACCGGGCTGCCAGAAGGTCCTGGAGGGCACCGGGTTCGTGTTCGGGCCCAACCGGGTGATGTCGAACGCGCACGTGGTGGCCGGCTCGGACACCGTGACCGTGGAGTCCGACGGCAAGGAGTACGACGCCACCGTGGTCTCCTACGACCCCAACGCCGACATCTCGATCCTCGCGGTGCCTGAACTGCCCGCCGAGCCGCTGCCGTTCAACGACGAGCGGGCCGAACCCGGCACCGACGCGATCGTGCTGGGCTATCCCGGCGGCGGCGACTTCCAGGCCACCCCGGCCCGGGTGCGCGAGGTCATCGAACTGTCCGGCCCGGACATCTACCGCACCACCACCGTCAACCGCGAGGTGTACACGGTGCGCGGCACGGTCCGGCAGGGCAACTCCGGCGGCCCGCTGATCGACCGGCAGGGCCGGGTGCTGGGCGTGGTGTTCGGCGCCGCCGTCGACGACGACGACACCGGTTTCGTGCTCACCGCCGAGGAAGTGCAGCGCCAGCGCGCCAAGGTCGGCAACACCGAGCGGGTCCCCACCGGCTCCTGCGTCGGCTGA